GCTAGAACTTCTAATCATCATCAATAAAAATAACCCTTGCAATCCAGAGATCCACATAGGCATGTTTTCTTCCTCTGCTCAGCTTTATCGGATTTGGGTATTCCATAATTAAATGTTAACTCTTGCATCGGAGGAATGTGTCCGATTGAAAAGAAAGCAACATGAAGATACGTTTTATCTCCATTTTCTCTTAAAACCGGTTGCCAGAAAACATTTGGAGAGCAGCTATGGTTCATAAAACGAGCTACATTCCCACTATTCTTTGAACTGATGACAAGGGGATATGGGACTTCTGGAGACCCGTCAGAATTATAGTCTATGGGAGCATACATCCGAGTAGCATCAAATATGAAATCTTCATGTTCACTTCCAAGCTCCATTGCACTAGATGTGTCAATAACATCACCAGCATACTCGCATATAAACAGTCCACTACGAATGGGATCCCATGACCTAAGTCCCCAACCTTTATCTTTTGTGCGGAAGACCTCCAGACGGACTTTTAATCCTGCTTGAGACATTCGGTTTCGGCAGTTTGGAGGGCATAAACAAGAAGGCCCACACTCGTGTATCAAAGCTTTGTAGTTTAGCACAACGCCAAGTGGGTTGTAGGGAAGAAAACCTCCATTTCTTTGAACGCACGGGCAATTGGCATCACCAGGTTGGCATCCACCACGGCATGAGCAATTTGGCGAAGGAATGGGTAAATCAAATGGTTTATCGTACCTGAGAGTATAAGCATATGTAAAATATGATTGAACAAAATGACGACGGGATGGGTCAAGGCAAAGCAAATAATTTATCATACCTGAGAGTAGAGGTGTATGTGAAATATGATGGACCCTTCTCATCATCTACATCATTTACGAGAGAAACTGGTAGAGTTTCTACGCCTGAAGTAAGGTCAGGCAGGATAACCCCTATCCTTGTACCAGATCCCGCTTTCCATTGTTCAATCGATTTCCACAATGTAAATGCCTCGGGCTGGCCAGGTACTCTAACAAATTTATACTTAAAAACATTGAAACCACCCTTTCCTTTCTCAGCCCACGACTCATGTATTTTATAAAGACCATCATAGACATATATCTTTCCTGTCCCACTCATGACATCCTTTACCCCCCTTATAACTCGTACAACATTAGCCCTATGCAAGCTCTTTTCTAAAGCAAGGTTACCCCTTACAAGTTTCTGATCACACATTTCCCCTTTTTTAACTCCACCATGCCCACTATAAATCAAGACATCCCCATCCTCACCATCATCTTCGTATGCTCCAGATGAAACAACGCTGACGGCCAAAGGTTCATCATCAGCAGAGGCTTTAACATTTAAATAATCTATCCCAGCCATAGTTGGGGCATGCATTCCTACTATACACATTTCCAACCTGAAAAAGAATATATCACCAACTTCAATTCCAGGTACAGCTCCGATCCTCTTCTGGCTATTAGTCTTAACCCCATTAGTCAATATAGTTGAAGAAGCCTTCAAGTCTGGACGTACATCACCCCCTTCGTCATCCTCCTTTGCTTCACTAATTTGAAAAACCCTTCTTCGCAGCAAATTATATGTCAGTATTATTCGTCCAACTAAGTCCCTATTCCCCTCAGCTTGTTGAAATGGTTCCAACCCTGACAGCTTAAATGCCCGCAAGATCTGATTAACAGTATCATCAATGTTTACTTCAACTGAGAACAGATTAGTTGGACCTTTGGCCCTCTTTTGAGAACTTCCTCCTTGCTTCCTCCCATTACTAAAATCTTCAACATCATCAACGACAATCTGGGAATTGTCAAAGTTAGCTTGTCCAGTTTTATCCTTTCGAGGCCTGCCTCTTCCCCTTTTAGAAGACCCTGCACCTCCATTTGAATATTGTGACTGCGGAGTTCTGAAAGAATTCAACGGAACTGGCGATGGTATGGCGTTCTCAAAATCAGAAGCTCCCTGAGACTGATTTGCAAAAGCAAAAGGGTAGAAGGGTGCAACTCCAGGTGGAAAAGGTCCCATTGGAGGGACACAAGTAAATGGAGCAGATTGAGGAGATGCTCCCGTCTGGGACGGGAATATTGGCTTGAGAGTTCTCATTGGCTTAATATCCAATACCCTCATCTTGTCGATAGGGTCCGTAGGATTAGATTCGTAACCCGTCTGCATTGTTAAGACACTTCCTTAACTTTAAGCCACACAAACACAAACCAGCTTCTTAAAACCCTTATACAGCCTTCTTCTACGCACTGTAACACAATAAATAATGCAACCAAACACTAAAACTGATTAAATCAATATATCTAGTACAATAAGTTAGCATCAAATTAACTTCAGCAATGAGACCTGGTACAAAAATTGCAAGAAGGTACAAACTTTAACCCGGAAAAAGGCAGAAACTACTACAGAAACAAGAAAACACACACATCTCAAAATCACATAAAGCTAAAAACTTTATGAACAGAACCCTAGAAATTGAAAACACAACAAAGTTTCCATCAAAACACTACAACAAATAAATCAACAAACACATCTCACAACAACTTAACATCAAACCAGCTTTCAGCAACAAGATACACTACAAAAACATAAATCCCACAAAGCACACACCTTTATAAACAAAACCCTAGAAAGTAGTTGTTCCCCAATTAAAAAACCAAACCAATATCTCCAAATCAACCCAATTAAATGTTAAAGATGAATAATAACAGAGACCCAGAAcaagaaaattcaaaaaattaataCCCAGAACAAAATTAGAGAAAAACATTAAAATGATAAATCTTGGACTAAATACACAAATGAAAAGAAAAGATTCTGCACAAGATTAGTACTAGGAGCAAGATCTTGGGGATAGAACATCGTACCTACGAGCCTCAGCAGTTGAGTTGTGTCGTAAAGATAGAAGAGAAGCAGCAAAATGAATCGACTGAGAGATTATTTAAACGAGTCTTTTAAAGGGAGAGCTGGAAGTTTTGATAATAGATCTGCACAATTACTCTCATTTACCCCCGTGCTTTTAAATGGGGTTTACTCTTTCCATATAAAACCCTAAAATGAGTATCCTTATTAGATTGGCCACCAAAATTTCATTTATCTTTTCACATTTTCGCTTTTTCGAAGTAAGGTAtacaatttttctaaaaaaataaaataaagaagtccTTTTCTGAAGGATCTCCGGTCAGTAtaccgatatatatatatatactagcaTAACAGCCCGTGTTTAGAACACgaaaaaattaatttgaaaataagGAGTTGGAAATTGGGTTATTAAAATAAGGGAAATTCTTAATGGTACCCTCCTACTTTTGGCTTTTCTAGATGGTACACCAAATAGTTTGACTTCCATTTGGTACCATCATATTATTATACAATTCCGAGATGTACTCCTCCCGTTAAACTTTGTTAATTAGACGTTTAATTACCCATGATTAactttataataaaaataaataaaaaaaaaacataaCGCTTATACAGTGTCAAGTCCGGTTAGGTTCAGTTTCAACAATATGGAGAATTGGAGATTAGTTAAGTGCGATTAGGGTTCTTCTTCATCCGCTTCCATAAAATAATCAATCTTTTATTCCAATTGAGGTGTGTATCCTTCATCTTTAATTTCACTTTTCTTATATGTGTGTATCAATAGACTCCTGTATATGTTCACATATGTTTGAAAGGTTATACCCTTCATGTACTACTATTTCGTATATAAATGAATTGATATATGTATCTTATTGTTAAATTTTAAGGTTTTGATTTCGTATATATATTGCACTATTATTACAGCATGGGTGATCATAAGATTTTACATTTTGAATGGAGGGGTATAACTATAGATATTAAGGTTGAAATTGATAAATGCATATTACTGGATTTGGTTATGGATTACGAAGATGCAGCTAAAAACAGGGGTATTAAGTTGAACTACAGTTATCCAACTTTTCAATATGTTTATCAAGTTGCAAGTACTTGGAATGATAATGATTTTTGTCCTAAGATATTCAAAATGTTGAAGGCCATAAGTAAGGAAACTACCAGTTGTAAAGCATACATGTCAAAACCCGGGGAATATGAAATTCATGAGGGTAAATCTTAATTCCCTCTCTCTCTTAATAGCAAAATATGTTCTTGTGGTGCTTGGCAGTTGTCTGGAATTCCATGTAGGCATGCCATTAGGGCAATGTTGCATGCTAAAATAGATCCGCACAAAGTAGTTAGTTCATGGTATTCAGTAAGGATATATAAACAAGCCTACAATTTTAGCATCAACTCTATTCCTGACAAGGAACAATGGCCATCATATGAAGATCTTCCTATTATAAAACCACCTACACTAAAAAGAGGGGTTGGTAGACCATGTAAATAtagaaagagagaagaaggaaAGGACTGGAAGGGAAAAAGGGCAAAAACTGTAAAATGTACCAAATGTGACTATTATGGTCATAACTCAAGGACCTGCAAGGGAGGCCAAACTGCAAAATAAAAGAAGGCAAATGGTGAAGCTGTGGTTATAAGGAATCCAAAGGTGAGAGATTAATCCAAAGCAGCTCAGGCTGCTAAAGTAGATGCAAAGGCATCTAAAACAACAAAGAAAACAACTAAAGTACCAAGAAAAGTCATAACTCAAACTTCACAGAATGGCAGTGCATCACAGGCTACCGAGTTCAACATTTCTCAGCTTGGTTCATCTCATATTTAAGAACGAATCAGAACATATTTGgtctatttttaaatatttaatttgtagacTTTTTTTGGTCATTACGGTCGAATCTTTAAAATTTATAAGGTTATCTTGTTATATGTTTTTGGGTCTTTTGAATGATTATGGATGGATGTTTTGAATGGTTATTGGATGGACCTTTtggttgatttttattttttttaaacttgTTATCATACTGTTGTTCTATCAGTTTAGGCTTGAACTGTTATTAATTGTGTTTTATACTGTTTATGAGGTAATTAAATGTTTGATTAACAGGGCTTAACGGGAGGAGTACATCTCAGAATTGTATAATAATATGAGGGTACCAAATAGAAGTCAAAACTATTTGGTG
The sequence above is drawn from the Apium graveolens cultivar Ventura chromosome 2, ASM990537v1, whole genome shotgun sequence genome and encodes:
- the LOC141707852 gene encoding histone-lysine N-methyltransferase, H3 lysine-9 specific SUVH1-like, with the translated sequence MQTGYESNPTDPIDKMRVLDIKPMRTLKPIFPSQTGASPQSAPFTCVPPMGPFPPGVAPFYPFAFANQSQGASDFENAIPSPVPLNSFRTPQSQYSNGGAGSSKRGRGRPRKDKTGQANFDNSQIVVDDVEDFSNGRKQGGSSQKRAKGPTNLFSVEVNIDDTVNQILRAFKLSGLEPFQQAEGNRDLVGRIILTYNLLRRRVFQISEAKEDDEGGDVRPDLKASSTILTNGVKTNSQKRIGAVPGIEVGDIFFFRLEMCIVGMHAPTMAGIDYLNVKASADDEPLAVSVVSSGAYEDDGEDGDVLIYSGHGGVKKGEMCDQKLVRGNLALEKSLHRANVVRVIRGVKDVMSGTGKIYVYDGLYKIHESWAEKGKGGFNVFKYKFVRVPGQPEAFTLWKSIEQWKAGSGTRIGVILPDLTSGVETLPVSLVNDVDDEKGPSYFTYTSTLRYDKPFDLPIPSPNCSCRGGCQPGDANCPCVQRNGGFLPYNPLGVVLNYKALIHECGPSCLCPPNCRNRMSQAGLKVRLEVFRTKDKGWGLRSWDPIRSGLFICEYAGDVIDTSSAMELGSEHEDFIFDATRMYAPIDYNSDGSPEVPYPLVISSKNSGNVARFMNHSCSPNVFWQPVLRENGDKTYLHVAFFSIGHIPPMQELTFNYGIPKSDKAEQRKKTCLCGSLDCKGYFY